In a single window of the Bactrocera dorsalis isolate Fly_Bdor chromosome 2, ASM2337382v1, whole genome shotgun sequence genome:
- the LOC125776114 gene encoding uncharacterized protein LOC125776114, whose translation MTDLMWVDNVSKEQLISFAQSLGVDHIGTTREIRKRITTLAAKAHGDPEVEEQFLKMEAAYKAGEIASRDEGDQKTTFPADQDRGTASTFTESSRLQPPQINRLLQQNHIVTFAPIIDQVRKWSVKYDGGRDPLAFVERLEELSEVYMVNVDILPRTMPELLCGTALQWYRNNNEHWESWTTFKKDFLRFFLPARYFERLEDNIRQRRQHVREKYKDYVLAMQSLMRHVGYNPEERLERIFRNSHTDYLLHIQRRDFETLAELITLAEEYEGIYEGQRRGVEPPRREMTKHIIGDHEARHVSRRLPRAPQHHATVDAHRQQPSTSGAVRPGNICFRCGPEGHYARR comes from the coding sequence ATGACAGATCTCATGTGGGTAGACAACGTGTCCAAGGAGCAACTAATCTCCTTCGCACAGAGTCTGGGAGTTGACCACATAGGCACCACGCGGGAGATTCGTAAGCGCATAACTACATTGGCAGCCAAGGCGCACGGAGACCCGGAAGTAgaagaacaatttttaaaaatggaagctGCATACAAAGCAGGTGAGATCGCTTCACGAGACGAAGGCGATCAGAAGACAACCTTCCCAGCCGATCAAGACAGAGGGACCGCGAGCACTTTCACGGAATCATCACGGCTACAGCCGCCACAAATCAACAGGTTACTTCAACAGAACCACATTGTTACATTCGCACCCATCATCGACCAGGTGAGGAAGTGGTCCGTGAAATACGACGGCGGGCGAGACCCATTAGCGTTTGTCGAGAGATTAGAAGAGCTCTCCGAAGTGTACATGGTGAATGTGGACATTCTTCCAAGAACCATGCCCGAATTATTGTGCGGTACCGCTCTCCAATGGTATCGCAACAATAACGAACACTGGGAGAGTTGGACAACCTTCAAAAAGGACTTTCTGCGCTTCTTCCTACCAGCACGTTACTTCGAACGCCTCGAAGATAACATACGGCAGCGAAGACAACACGTTCGAGAAAAATACAAGGACTACGTTCTAGCTATGCAGAGCTTAATGCGACACGTAGGGTATAATCCGGAAGAGCGACTGGAAAGAATTTTTCGGAATAGTCACACCGATTATTTGCTCCACATTCAGCGGCGAGATTTCGAGACGCTGGCCGAACTCATCACACTGGCAGAAGAGTACGAAGGGATATATGAAGGACAACGACGAGGAGTAGAGCCACCTAGACGCGAGATGACGAAACACATTATAGGTGACCACGAGGCGAGACATGTAAGTAGGCGGTTACCACGTGCACCACAACACCACGCGACGGTAGATGCGCATCGTCAGCAACCATCTACGAGTGGAGCCGTTAGGCCGGGAAATATCTGCTTCAGATGTGGTCCGGAAGGACACTATGCTAGGAGATGA